A single Altererythrobacter sp. BO-6 DNA region contains:
- a CDS encoding topology modulation protein, which translates to MTQSSQRFLIVGPCGAGKSTFGFALAAVTGLPLFHMDKLNWKPGWVDSTDEELRTRLREVVKGERWIIEGTYGGTLDERLPRADTVVYLDYPIPLCFWRVLKRIVTWRGRARPDMTEGCPERLDLAFLLYVARWNYGSRQRLEGRISAHRDKVVRLKNSRAAQHWLDSLAQ; encoded by the coding sequence ATGACCCAATCATCCCAGCGTTTCCTGATCGTCGGCCCTTGCGGGGCCGGTAAATCGACCTTTGGCTTTGCCTTGGCGGCAGTGACCGGCCTGCCGCTGTTTCACATGGACAAGCTCAACTGGAAGCCGGGCTGGGTTGATTCCACCGATGAAGAACTGCGCACCAGATTGCGCGAAGTGGTCAAGGGCGAACGTTGGATCATCGAAGGGACTTATGGCGGTACGTTGGACGAGCGCCTGCCCCGCGCGGACACGGTTGTATATCTCGACTATCCGATCCCGCTGTGTTTCTGGAGAGTGCTCAAACGTATCGTCACATGGCGCGGCCGCGCCCGTCCTGACATGACCGAAGGCTGCCCGGAGCGGCTCGACCTTGCCTTCCTCCTTTACGTTGCGCGCTGGAACTATGGCTCGCGGCAAAGGTTGGAAGGGCGGATAAGCGCCCATCGCGACAAGGTGGTCCGGCTGAAGAACTCGCGCGCAGCGCAGCACTGGCTGGACTCGCTTGCTCAGTGA
- a CDS encoding SDR family oxidoreductase — MPAIDRRSLLAGAAATSAFAATASFAQPDQVQAEPDLSGKAILITGCSSGFGRLMAEDYARKGAKVFATMRNLPRPEADELRQLAESEKLDLHLIEIDVTSDEQVAAGVAEAERINGGPLDVLINNAGVGYAGPIELQDMIATQLIFDTNVYGPHRMARAALPGMRKAKSGMIFNISSQLGRVIVPSSGHYSPTKFALEAMSEAMAYELAPHGVEVCVIQPGGYPTKVWVNRNQLASELKDRLSEEQAAAYPELVDRMGKEDGTRRTADPMDVPRAIAEIIAMPPGTRPLRRAVHPGAKPQEAINRVSAETQVAMLGNSPFGPWVKAVHNV, encoded by the coding sequence ATGCCCGCCATTGACCGCCGCAGCCTGCTTGCAGGCGCCGCCGCTACCAGCGCCTTTGCCGCCACCGCTTCCTTCGCCCAGCCCGACCAGGTGCAGGCCGAACCGGACCTGTCGGGCAAGGCGATCCTGATCACCGGGTGCTCATCCGGCTTCGGGCGACTGATGGCCGAAGACTATGCCCGCAAAGGCGCGAAAGTGTTCGCCACGATGCGCAACCTGCCCCGTCCTGAAGCCGACGAACTGCGCCAGCTCGCGGAGAGCGAAAAGCTCGACCTGCATCTGATCGAAATCGACGTAACGTCGGATGAGCAGGTCGCTGCCGGTGTCGCCGAGGCAGAGCGGATCAACGGCGGGCCGCTCGACGTGCTGATCAACAATGCGGGCGTAGGCTACGCCGGGCCGATCGAACTGCAAGACATGATCGCGACGCAGCTGATTTTCGACACCAATGTCTATGGCCCCCACCGCATGGCGCGCGCTGCCTTGCCGGGCATGCGCAAGGCCAAGAGCGGCATGATCTTCAACATCTCCTCTCAGCTCGGGCGGGTCATCGTCCCTTCCTCCGGGCATTATTCGCCCACCAAATTTGCGCTGGAGGCGATGAGCGAGGCGATGGCATACGAACTCGCTCCGCACGGCGTGGAAGTCTGCGTGATCCAGCCCGGCGGCTATCCCACCAAGGTATGGGTCAACCGCAACCAGCTTGCCAGCGAACTGAAGGACCGGCTCAGCGAAGAGCAGGCGGCAGCTTATCCCGAACTGGTTGACCGGATGGGCAAGGAAGACGGCACCCGCCGCACCGCCGATCCGATGGACGTGCCGCGCGCGATCGCAGAGATCATCGCCATGCCCCCCGGCACGCGCCCGCTGCGCCGCGCGGTGCATCCCGGCGCCAAGCCGCAGGAAGCAATCAACCGGGTCAGCGCGGAAACGCAGGTCGCCATGTTGGGCAACTCGCCGTTCGGCCCATGGGTCAAGGCAGTGCATAACGTCTGA
- the ychF gene encoding redox-regulated ATPase YchF, which yields MGFRCGIVGLPNVGKSTLFNALTETQAAQAANYPFCTIEPNVGQVAVPDERLDQIAAIAKSAKVVPTQLAFVDIAGLVKGASKGEGLGNQFLGNIREVDAIVHVLRCFEDDDIQHVANKVDPIADAEVVETELMLSDLESLEKRVPAAQKRATGGDKEAKLMASVLGQALDLLREGKPARLTEPKDDEEARIFKQAQLLTAKPVLYVCNVAEEDAAEGNELSAKVFEKAASEGAEAVVVSAAIESELVAMPLEERAEYLEALGLTESGLSRVIRAGYKLLGLKTFFTAGPKEARAWTFPAGAKAPQAAGEIHTDFERGFIRAETIAYEDYVSLGGESGAKEAGKLRQEGKEYVVQDGDVMLFKFNV from the coding sequence ATGGGTTTCCGCTGCGGGATCGTCGGCCTGCCGAATGTCGGCAAGTCCACCCTGTTCAATGCATTGACCGAGACGCAGGCCGCGCAGGCTGCGAATTATCCGTTCTGCACGATCGAGCCCAATGTCGGCCAGGTCGCGGTGCCGGACGAGCGGCTCGACCAGATCGCGGCGATCGCCAAGAGTGCGAAGGTGGTGCCGACCCAGCTCGCCTTCGTTGACATCGCAGGACTGGTCAAAGGTGCCAGCAAGGGCGAAGGCCTGGGCAACCAGTTCCTCGGCAATATCCGCGAGGTTGACGCAATTGTGCACGTGTTGCGCTGCTTCGAAGATGACGACATCCAGCATGTCGCCAACAAGGTCGATCCGATCGCGGACGCCGAAGTGGTCGAAACCGAGCTGATGCTGTCAGACCTGGAAAGCCTGGAAAAGCGCGTGCCCGCCGCGCAGAAGCGCGCGACCGGCGGCGACAAGGAAGCCAAGCTGATGGCGAGCGTGCTGGGCCAGGCGCTCGACCTGCTGCGCGAAGGCAAGCCCGCGCGGCTGACCGAACCCAAGGACGATGAAGAAGCACGGATTTTCAAGCAGGCGCAGCTGCTGACCGCAAAGCCCGTGCTCTATGTATGCAACGTGGCCGAGGAAGACGCGGCGGAGGGCAATGAATTGTCCGCCAAGGTGTTCGAAAAGGCGGCCTCTGAAGGTGCCGAGGCGGTGGTTGTTTCCGCCGCGATCGAAAGCGAGCTGGTGGCGATGCCGCTGGAAGAGCGCGCCGAATATCTCGAAGCGCTGGGGCTGACGGAGAGCGGGCTCAGCCGCGTGATCCGTGCTGGCTACAAGCTGCTCGGCCTCAAGACCTTCTTCACCGCCGGGCCGAAGGAAGCGCGCGCCTGGACTTTCCCCGCAGGTGCCAAGGCCCCGCAGGCTGCTGGCGAAATCCATACCGATTTCGAACGCGGCTTCATCCGCGCTGAAACCATCGCCTATGAAGATTATGTATCGCTGGGCGGCGAAAGCGGTGCCAAGGAAGCGGGCAAGCTGCGCCAGGAAGGCAAGGAATATGTCGTTCAGGACGGTGATGTGATGCTGTTCAAGTTCAACGTCTAG
- a CDS encoding MaoC family dehydratase gives MADGRLYYEDIEVGKKSSFGRYEVTREEVLEFARKYDPQAFHLDDEAAAKTHFGRLSASGWHTCAMTMAMMVENMKGTKQAGLGSPGVDNLQWKKPVYPGDTLRVESEVIEKRRSKSRPEMGIFKSRAQVFNQNGEVVLEMTSNGLIAVREPGVGLS, from the coding sequence ATGGCTGATGGACGACTCTATTACGAAGACATCGAAGTCGGGAAGAAATCCTCTTTCGGGCGCTACGAAGTTACGCGCGAGGAAGTGCTGGAATTCGCCCGCAAATACGATCCGCAGGCGTTCCACCTCGATGACGAGGCGGCTGCGAAGACGCATTTCGGGCGGCTTTCTGCCAGCGGATGGCACACCTGCGCCATGACCATGGCGATGATGGTCGAGAACATGAAGGGCACCAAGCAGGCAGGGCTCGGCTCACCCGGAGTCGACAACCTTCAGTGGAAGAAGCCGGTCTATCCCGGCGATACACTGCGCGTCGAAAGCGAAGTGATCGAAAAGCGCCGCAGCAAGTCGCGGCCCGAAATGGGCATCTTCAAGAGCCGCGCACAGGTGTTCAACCAGAACGGCGAGGTGGTGCTGGAAATGACCTCGAACGGGCTGATCGCCGTGCGTGAGCCGGGTGTGGGGCTGTCTTGA
- a CDS encoding RidA family protein, which translates to MPDWEAELAKRYISEVEGVPKSPSPISNAVVCGNICHISGQLSVYDEGYRPGTAREEAQRAFDLVFLIAQAAGFKRSDIVYVDIAFTNLQRDLPEVNALCSELFDPYPARTIYEAAALPFGAKIKVQAIAQLD; encoded by the coding sequence ATTCCGGATTGGGAGGCTGAACTGGCAAAGCGATACATTAGCGAAGTTGAGGGTGTCCCAAAGTCACCCTCTCCAATTTCGAACGCGGTTGTGTGCGGGAATATCTGCCACATCTCAGGGCAGCTATCGGTCTATGACGAGGGCTATCGACCGGGTACCGCACGGGAAGAGGCTCAAAGGGCGTTCGATCTTGTGTTCCTGATTGCGCAAGCTGCCGGATTCAAGCGCAGCGATATAGTCTATGTCGATATCGCTTTCACCAATCTGCAGCGCGACCTTCCTGAAGTAAATGCGCTCTGCAGCGAGCTTTTCGATCCATATCCGGCACGTACGATTTACGAGGCCGCCGCCCTTCCGTTTGGAGCCAAGATCAAGGTGCAGGCAATCGCACAGCTGGATTAG
- the mutL gene encoding DNA mismatch repair endonuclease MutL, with product MPQIRLLPESLVNRIAAGEVVERPAAALKELVENAIDAGATRIAVKLVDGGLGKIEVVDDGCGMSAAEMTLALERHATSKLPDDAIEQVTTLGFRGEALPSIASVAQLTIESRVRGADDGWKVVVDHGQVIEEAPAALPPGTRVKVEKLFAKVPARRKFLRTARSEYATCLDVVRRLAMARPDVAISLEHGDRRILGLQASEPLADRVAGIVARDLKDNSVAISAEREGPGGSMRLSGIAGLPTYNRGVADHQYLFVNGRPVKDRLLVGAVRGAYADMLARDRHAVLALFLDLPPEDVDVNVHPAKTEVRFRDAAGVRGFIVSGLRQALATGDRRSAQGPDRGAMERWQSEPVQEAAPALASIFSRDWSAQKPRVSEAGRAWRAYEGEVMARDDFAPQGRATQVEEAETAQDFPLGIARGQVANTYIVAEAADGLVLVDQHAAHERLVLERLRAAGAGDAVARSQALLVPDVVELDEVDCDRLEEAAEGFAQFGLAIERFGPGAMLVRALPTALAKADPQALLTDLADDIAKHGQALLLEEKLEHVLATMACHGSVRAGRVLRVEEMNALLREMERTPRSGQCNHGRPTWVKLSMEDVEKLFGRH from the coding sequence ATGCCGCAAATTCGCCTCCTTCCCGAAAGCCTAGTCAACCGCATCGCCGCCGGCGAAGTGGTGGAGCGGCCCGCTGCGGCGCTCAAGGAACTGGTCGAAAACGCGATCGATGCGGGCGCGACTCGCATTGCGGTGAAACTGGTCGATGGCGGCCTGGGCAAGATCGAAGTGGTGGACGATGGCTGCGGTATGAGCGCGGCCGAGATGACGCTGGCGCTCGAACGCCATGCCACCTCCAAGTTGCCCGATGACGCGATCGAGCAAGTCACGACACTGGGCTTTCGTGGTGAGGCCTTGCCCTCGATCGCCAGCGTGGCGCAGCTGACAATCGAAAGCCGGGTGAGGGGCGCGGACGATGGCTGGAAGGTAGTGGTCGACCATGGCCAGGTCATCGAGGAAGCGCCGGCTGCATTGCCGCCGGGCACCCGGGTCAAAGTCGAAAAACTGTTCGCCAAGGTGCCCGCGCGGCGCAAGTTCCTGCGCACGGCCCGCAGCGAATATGCCACTTGTCTTGATGTGGTGCGTCGTTTGGCGATGGCGCGGCCCGATGTGGCGATCTCGCTCGAGCATGGCGACCGGCGCATTCTTGGCCTGCAGGCGAGCGAACCTCTGGCAGACCGGGTGGCCGGCATCGTCGCGCGTGACCTCAAGGACAACAGCGTCGCCATCTCCGCAGAGCGTGAAGGACCGGGCGGCAGCATGCGGCTGTCAGGGATCGCGGGCCTGCCGACCTACAACCGCGGGGTGGCCGATCACCAGTACCTGTTCGTCAACGGTCGCCCTGTGAAAGACCGGTTGCTGGTGGGCGCGGTGCGCGGCGCCTATGCCGATATGCTGGCACGCGATCGTCACGCGGTGCTGGCGCTGTTCCTCGACTTGCCGCCCGAGGATGTCGATGTGAACGTCCATCCGGCGAAGACCGAGGTGCGCTTCCGCGACGCGGCGGGCGTGCGCGGGTTCATCGTTTCCGGATTGCGGCAAGCTCTCGCAACGGGCGACCGGCGATCCGCGCAAGGTCCGGATCGCGGGGCGATGGAGCGGTGGCAAAGCGAACCCGTCCAAGAGGCAGCGCCAGCGCTCGCCAGCATCTTTTCTCGCGATTGGTCGGCGCAAAAGCCGCGCGTCAGCGAAGCCGGGCGTGCCTGGCGCGCCTATGAAGGCGAAGTCATGGCGCGCGACGATTTCGCACCGCAGGGTCGCGCGACGCAGGTCGAAGAAGCGGAAACGGCGCAGGACTTCCCGCTCGGAATTGCGCGCGGGCAAGTGGCGAACACCTATATCGTGGCAGAGGCGGCCGACGGGTTGGTTCTGGTCGATCAGCACGCAGCGCACGAACGACTCGTGCTGGAGCGGCTGCGCGCAGCGGGGGCGGGGGATGCTGTTGCCCGCTCTCAAGCGCTGCTGGTGCCCGATGTGGTCGAGCTGGACGAGGTTGATTGCGACCGACTTGAAGAGGCTGCCGAAGGTTTCGCGCAATTCGGGCTGGCGATCGAACGCTTCGGCCCGGGCGCGATGCTGGTGCGCGCGCTGCCCACGGCGCTGGCGAAGGCCGATCCGCAGGCGCTGCTGACCGACCTTGCGGACGATATCGCCAAGCATGGGCAGGCGCTGCTGCTCGAAGAAAAGCTCGAGCACGTACTCGCCACCATGGCGTGTCACGGTTCGGTCAGGGCAGGGCGGGTGCTGCGTGTCGAAGAGATGAACGCGCTGCTGCGCGAGATGGAGCGAACCCCGCGCTCAGGCCAGTGCAATCACGGCCGCCCGACCTGGGTCAAGCTGAGCATGGAAGACGTCGAGAAGCTGTTCGGGCGGCATTGA
- a CDS encoding rod shape-determining protein, translating to MSFFSNLLKFGSHNMAIDLGTANTLVYVQDQGIILNEPSVVAIETINGDKRVKAVGDDAKMMMGKTPDTIQAIRPLRDGVIADIQIAEEMIKHFIRKVHGKRSLFRYPEIVICVPSGATSVEKRAIRDAASNAGASEVYLILEPMAAAIGADMPVTEPVGSMVVDIGGGTTEVAVLSLRGLAYTTSVRTGGDKMDESIISYVRRHHNLLIGDATAERIKKDYGIAVMPEDGIGETFAIKGRDLVNGVPKEITINQSHIAEALSEPIGAIVEGVRIALENTAPELAADIVDQGIVLTGGGALIKRLDEHLREETGLPVSIAEDPLSCVAIGTGRAMEDPIYRGVLMQE from the coding sequence ATGAGCTTCTTTTCCAATCTCCTGAAATTCGGTTCGCACAACATGGCCATCGACCTGGGTACGGCCAACACCCTCGTTTATGTGCAGGACCAAGGCATCATCCTGAACGAGCCTTCGGTGGTCGCGATCGAGACGATCAATGGCGACAAGCGCGTCAAGGCCGTGGGTGACGATGCGAAGATGATGATGGGCAAGACGCCGGACACAATCCAGGCCATCCGCCCGCTGCGCGATGGGGTGATCGCGGATATCCAGATCGCGGAAGAGATGATCAAGCACTTCATCCGCAAGGTGCACGGCAAGCGCAGCCTGTTCCGCTATCCCGAAATCGTGATCTGCGTGCCTTCGGGCGCCACCTCGGTCGAAAAGCGCGCAATCCGTGACGCTGCCTCGAACGCGGGCGCATCGGAAGTCTACCTGATCCTCGAACCCATGGCGGCAGCAATCGGCGCTGACATGCCCGTGACCGAACCGGTCGGCAGCATGGTAGTCGACATCGGCGGCGGCACAACCGAAGTTGCGGTGCTTTCCTTGCGCGGCCTCGCCTATACCACCTCGGTGCGCACCGGCGGCGACAAGATGGACGAATCGATCATTTCCTACGTCCGTCGCCACCATAACCTGCTGATCGGCGATGCCACGGCAGAGCGGATCAAGAAGGATTACGGGATCGCCGTGATGCCCGAAGACGGGATCGGCGAGACCTTCGCGATCAAGGGACGCGACCTGGTGAACGGCGTGCCCAAGGAAATCACCATCAACCAGTCGCATATCGCCGAAGCGCTCTCCGAGCCGATCGGGGCAATCGTGGAAGGCGTGCGGATCGCGCTGGAAAACACTGCGCCCGAACTGGCTGCGGACATCGTTGACCAGGGCATCGTGCTGACCGGCGGCGGCGCGCTGATCAAGCGCCTCGATGAACACCTGCGCGAAGAAACCGGCCTGCCGGTAAGCATTGCCGAAGACCCGCTGTCCTGCGTTGCCATTGGCACGGGGCGCGCCATGGAAGATCCGATCTATCGCGGCGTCTTGATGCAGGAATAA
- the mreC gene encoding rod shape-determining protein MreC, which yields MAPNSSRRSGHSRRAQYSLFTSYVVAAIGALIGAILLGISLWQPSATSGLRGAAADAVEPAGQAAAAARGGAGGILDTITGYFRAGSQNAALRKELELARIRLAEAGATAQENARLKGLLKLDDAEQPAIAVTTIVGSTASSARRFAYIGAGARDGVKPGMPVRSARGVVGRVLETANTTSRVLLLTDSESVLPIRRASDGLIAFAEGRGDGFLRIRLINLGINPLKPGDIFVTSGAGGYYRPGTAVGVLTEVRPDGGLARMIAEPSGTDFVRVEPVWQPRQVEAAGQTPDRAISEPGAGT from the coding sequence ATGGCGCCAAATTCATCCCGGCGCTCGGGCCATTCGCGCAGGGCGCAGTATTCGCTTTTCACAAGCTATGTGGTCGCGGCGATCGGTGCGTTGATCGGCGCAATCCTGCTGGGCATTTCGTTATGGCAGCCAAGCGCAACCAGCGGCCTTCGCGGCGCCGCTGCTGACGCGGTCGAGCCTGCGGGGCAAGCTGCCGCTGCCGCACGCGGCGGTGCGGGCGGAATCCTGGACACGATCACCGGTTATTTTCGTGCCGGCAGCCAGAATGCCGCGCTCCGCAAGGAACTGGAGCTGGCCCGCATCCGCCTGGCAGAGGCCGGTGCCACAGCCCAGGAAAATGCGCGGCTGAAGGGTTTGCTCAAGCTCGATGATGCGGAACAACCTGCAATTGCGGTCACAACCATAGTCGGCTCCACCGCCAGCAGCGCGCGGCGTTTTGCCTATATCGGGGCGGGCGCGCGCGACGGCGTGAAACCGGGTATGCCGGTGCGTTCGGCGCGCGGGGTCGTTGGCCGGGTGCTTGAGACTGCCAACACGACTTCGCGCGTGCTCCTTTTGACCGACAGCGAAAGCGTGCTGCCGATCCGCCGCGCCAGCGACGGTCTGATCGCCTTTGCCGAAGGCCGGGGCGACGGCTTCCTGCGTATCCGCCTCATCAATCTTGGCATCAATCCTCTGAAGCCTGGCGATATCTTCGTCACCAGCGGTGCCGGCGGCTACTACCGTCCGGGAACAGCCGTCGGCGTGCTGACCGAAGTGCGGCCCGATGGCGGGCTGGCGCGCATGATCGCCGAACCCTCCGGCACCGATTTTGTCAGGGTTGAACCCGTTTGGCAGCCGCGCCAGGTCGAGGCCGCAGGCCAGACGCCCGACAGAGCGATCAGCGAACCGGGCGCGGGCACGTGA
- a CDS encoding rod shape-determining protein MreD: MIRPDTTPRTRPNPYRKRINREPSPLLANTVPYATIALASMLPLLFVAPVGAAVPPLGFMMLVGWRLMRPGLMPSWIGLPLGAFDDLFSGQPFGCAILLWSMTMLIFEWIEARWPWRGFWQDWAAAAVATAAYIVLAVMFSGAPLRGPVLVSTLPVLLSAVLLYPMVAGLVAWFDRLRLLRIREVK, translated from the coding sequence GTGATCCGGCCTGACACCACCCCTCGCACGCGGCCCAACCCTTATCGCAAGCGGATCAACCGCGAGCCATCCCCATTGCTGGCCAACACGGTTCCCTATGCCACGATTGCGCTGGCATCGATGCTGCCGCTGCTGTTCGTGGCACCGGTGGGTGCAGCTGTACCGCCGCTCGGCTTCATGATGCTGGTCGGATGGCGATTGATGCGCCCAGGCCTGATGCCCAGCTGGATCGGGCTGCCACTTGGGGCATTCGACGACCTGTTCAGCGGGCAACCCTTTGGCTGCGCGATCCTGCTATGGTCCATGACGATGCTGATTTTCGAATGGATCGAAGCACGCTGGCCATGGCGCGGTTTCTGGCAGGACTGGGCTGCAGCTGCGGTGGCGACGGCAGCCTACATTGTGCTGGCCGTGATGTTTTCCGGCGCTCCCTTGCGCGGGCCGGTGCTCGTTTCGACCTTGCCAGTGCTCTTGAGTGCGGTCTTGCTATACCCGATGGTTGCAGGGCTGGTTGCATGGTTTGACCGGCTCCGGCTGCTGCGGATCCGGGAGGTCAAGTGA